In Spirosoma pollinicola, the genomic window TGCCTATTGACGATGCCGGCCAGCTTAATTACGATGAACTATTTGGCACCTCTTATCTGCCAAAACTTCATGAATCTGCCTGGAATGAGCCGATTCATATAAACCCTTACTTCACGCTGGTGAAAAATGAAATCAAATTACAGGATTTCCAGACCGCCAATCGGTTCCACCTGATCTATTACGATGCTTTTGCGCCAACTGCTCAGGCCGAACTTTGGGAACCGGAAATTTTTGCCCAAATGGCCCGTTTATTGCTACCGGGTGGTATGTTAACCACCTATTGTTCGCGGAGTTATGTGCAGCGTAATATGCGGGCTGCTGGCCTGACGGTTGAAAAACACGCTGGCCCTTTGCACAAGCGCGACGTTTTGCGGGCAACGAAACAAGTTGAATAGTAGGAGTAACACACCTGGCAATCATTGGCGATACTTCACTGCCTTTAACAGTCTATCAGTGCAGGTTAAATACAGTGATTATTCTAATTTTATTAACCACCGTGCGTTAGTACTTAAAAACAACAGTAGCACCTATGAACCGTCTGCTTCTCTTCTTTGCAGGTTTCGTTTTGATCACCGTAAGCGCATTTCGAACCACTTTGCCGATTGACCCAGCCATTAGAAAAGTCCGTAACGAACCCAGACATATCAAGTGGCTAACCATTCAGGAAGCGTATGCCCTGACGCAAAAAAAGCCCAAAAAGTTTGTGGTAGATGTATACACAGATTGGTGTGGCTGGTGTAAAGTAATGGATCGTGAAACGTTTTCGAAGCCCGCCATTGTCGATTATGTAAACGAAAACTTTTACGCTGTTCGGTTTAATGCCGAGCAAACGGGCGACGTTACTCTGGGAAAACAGACGTTCAAATACATTAGTGGGGGGAGTCGGGGTGTTCACGAACTGGCCGCAGCCCTATTGAAAAACCAGATGAGCTACCCAACGACGGTATTTCTTGATGAGAAATTCAATCTAATTCAGCCAATTCCCGGCTATCTGGAACCACGCACCTTTCATCAGATTATCACGTACTTCGGTGAAAACTACCATCAGAAAGAGCCATTTGACCAATATAAAACAGGCACATATAAAGGATTTCAATCGGCCTTGACGGCAAGTAAATAAGCGCAAACTTACCAGGAACGCAGACTAAATGGATTGAGCGAATTAGAACAGATTTATCTGTTTTATCTGCCAAATCCGTTTAATCTGCGTTCTTATTTTTTACTTAAATTTGTAGTCTTTCATCAACCCAAACTGTCATAAAAAATGACTAACCGAGTACGTTTTTTTATACCAGTAGCCCTTGCTAT contains:
- a CDS encoding thioredoxin family protein: MNRLLLFFAGFVLITVSAFRTTLPIDPAIRKVRNEPRHIKWLTIQEAYALTQKKPKKFVVDVYTDWCGWCKVMDRETFSKPAIVDYVNENFYAVRFNAEQTGDVTLGKQTFKYISGGSRGVHELAAALLKNQMSYPTTVFLDEKFNLIQPIPGYLEPRTFHQIITYFGENYHQKEPFDQYKTGTYKGFQSALTASK
- the mnmD gene encoding tRNA (5-methylaminomethyl-2-thiouridine)(34)-methyltransferase MnmD, whose protein sequence is MKADIRLMVTADGSHTAINEGLDKPYHSIHGAYQESQRVYIELGLFQAFKEFPETELYIFEMGFGTGLNALLTAREAQMHKRTIFYSAIDAYPLPIDDAGQLNYDELFGTSYLPKLHESAWNEPIHINPYFTLVKNEIKLQDFQTANRFHLIYYDAFAPTAQAELWEPEIFAQMARLLLPGGMLTTYCSRSYVQRNMRAAGLTVEKHAGPLHKRDVLRATKQVE